In Diabrotica undecimpunctata isolate CICGRU chromosome 9, icDiaUnde3, whole genome shotgun sequence, the DNA window ACCACACCTTGTTTGTTTCTCTTGATCGCGGGCCGCATCTGGTCCGCGAGGCTATTTTTTGTGACCCATGTAAGATTTTCGAAAAgcatatattttctttaaatgcTGCCACTgtgaaaaaagattttttaatttattttatattttatggttTAGCAGTGTTTTTACATCACAAGTACTGTACCGCGTGCCGCTTCCCGGACGTGTAATGAACACAATCGTCCTCCACCACTATGAGAACTGCACTGATTACTGCGCATCACAGTTCACGCAGGCCACAATTTGGTTGGGAGAGTTGGGCCACAAAGTTGGGAGAGTGATTACTTGATTGCTAACAATAATGTAAAGTTGCAGTGCTTAGTGTGCATGAATGTCGTTTCAGTGCCTAAAGAATATAATGTGAGAAGACATTACACAACAGTGCATGAAAATAAGTATGCTACGTACACAAATGAAAGTCGGCGTGCCCTAGTTGCAGATTTGAAGAAAAAGCTTAAACAGCAAACTGGTATGTTCAGTAAAATATTACACTCTCAAACGCATTCTTTGGATGCATCTCATGCCGTGTCGCTTGAGCTGGCAAAGGCAAAAAACCTTTCACTTATGgcaatttgataaaaaaatgtgCTGTTGAAATGGCCAAAGCTTTCGGTGATTCTAAAATGGCGGAAAAATTTGAATCAGTGCCACTTTCACATCAAACCATACAAAGAAGGATTGTTGCTATGGGTGAGCAAGTAGAAAAATCTATGCTTAGCCTGGTTAAGAAAAGTTCATATTTCTCACTTTGTTTGGATGAAAGCACTGATCAAACCGATGTTAGTCAGCTGTTAATATTTGTGCGCACTACTTTTGATGATTTTACCAGTAAAGAGGAGTTATTTGATATTTGTCCTCTTTATGGAACAACAAAAGGAAAAGACATCTATGAGGCTGTGAAGAAAACAGTTGACAGAATTGGAGGCTTTGATAAATGTTCAGCCATAGGAACAGACGGGGACCCATCAATGACAGGTAAAAAAATTGGATTGGTGGGTCTGCTTCGAGCAAATGGTGTCACTTGCCCAACAGTTCATTGCATTATACATCAGGGAGCTTTATGTAGAAAATCAGTCAAGGAATATCAAGTTTTCCAAACCGTGATTAAGATTATAAATATGATTAGAGGTGGAAATCGATTTCTTTTACACAGGCAACTTAAGCAGTTTTTAGTGGAAACAGAGGCTGAGTATGGAGACTTATGTACAACCATGTAAGGTGGCTGAGTACAGGAAAGTGCATGGAACGATTTTTTGCCATAAGAAAGGAAATCCCTGCATTCCTCAACAAATACGTTTCATCTGACACAACTGAACTGAAAGAGAAGTTTAAGGATCCAGAATTCTTAAGACAGTTAGCTTTTATAACAGATCTGACTAATCATCTTAACATGTTATTGAGTCTTCAAGGAAGAAACCAGACGGTTTCAGATTTGATCGGAATGATAAACGGATTCCGGAATAAGTTGAACGTGTTTAAACGTGCTTTGGAAAAGAACAACCTGACACATTTCCCTAGCTGTCTGAAAATAGCAAAAGAATTCAACGGTGAGgaaaatattgagttttcatcctGCATTTTACAAAttgaacaagttattgatgaattCAATACAAGATTTGAAGAAATTGAAAGTCCCAAAAGCAGTGTACTACTTTATAATAACTCTCTTGGAGCAACCATTGATGATCAACCACCCAACTTACAGCTTGAGTTATGTGATCTTCAAGCAGACATGTTCCTAATCACCAGACAAGAAAAGGGACCTGACTTTTTCAAATTAGTGTCAAAGCAGAAATTCCCAAACCTGCGAGATTTTGGACTGAAAATGACGTCAATGTTCGGAAGCACATATACATGTGAAAGTGCCTTTTCCTCcatgaaatacataaaaaataaaaacagaagcaACCTTACCGATTCTTCCTTACGTCATCTTATGAGAGTGTCTACAACTGAACTGGAGGTGGACATTTCTTCATTGGTAGATGAAGCCGATCGACCACAGTCCTCACACTAATTGGATACATCTTTTTCGTTGCTTTTGCAATGTTTGTCTTGGTTATTGAAAAGTGTTATCAATAAATTTTCCGTTTATGAAAAAATGTAGTTGTTGagcaataaaagaaataatactcttttttgttttaattatttttatacctcactttattttgttattacttGTAACAAAATTATTATATGGCCCGCGACAACATCAAAGGTTTTAGTTTTGGCCCTTGAGGCATTGCAAGTTGGACACCCCTGGTCTAATCTATCGAACCTTAACTCAAAATGTGTAAGTTGACTAATTTTTTACGGTCCGCGTTTAGTTTTCTTATACATTTCCAGTAATCCTGACGCTATGCCTCTTCTGAATGCTAGGTGATCCATTTTCCCACCATTACTTTTATGCAATTGCTAGTCATTGTGCTCTGCCATATCAAGGCAATGCGAAAATAAACTAAAGTACCATTTCTTGCTTCTGATACCTATTCTGTATAAGCTTATGTTTTGGTCTGCACGGTCTACCTACTCCTCtcatattttcattatatctttTTATCATAAATGGCTGTGGGATGAGTatacttttcttttctttctgcgaATATTTACATACTATAATATTTTCGTCTTCTACGAGTATTCAAATACACCCCTCTGATCTTTTTTGAAAAGCTTGGAATTTTTTAGAAGACAACCCGGAACTGGATTTTCTCGAATTGTTCCAGTGAATTTTAAATTTCTTGCTGTTAGCTCACGTAGTAATGGAAGTGAGGTAAAAAATTATCACAGAATAAGTGAAACGGCGCACCTGGATTATCAGACTGCAATTTATCGGCAAATGACAATACGACACTGGCTCCTAATCCTAATTCCTTGTATATATCAGAAAGTGGAGTTGTAGCACCTTGATAAGGTTCAAACGACTCGACATATCCCTGTTTTGTGGTTCCGACCCATAGTTTATAGCCCCATCTAATGGGTTTACCTCGGATAAACTGTTTTGATCCATACTGCCCATAGGAAGGGACCATCGCCTCATCAACACTGTGATGTTCTTTAAATGGACGAAACATATGAAATTTTTTATTGATTATGTCAAATAGCGGACGCATTTTAGCTAATTTATCGCCTTTTTGTAATTCGGTATTATCAGAAACATGTATATTTTGCATAATAAAATTGAATCTATCTCGCGATATAGCCGAATACACCAACTTACCCTGCGTCATCGTTGTTTTCCCAGTACATAGACCTTCGAGGAAATGAGAAATATCCACTAGAAGTAATATCCCAAAGAAACACCTAATTTCATTTTGATTGATATCTCCAGAGCGATTGTGTTGAGATGCAATTAGATTACTAAAATGTGTAATTAGGTCCACAACTTCATCATCAATGAAAAGGGAAAATAACTGTAAAGGCGTGAGAAAATTTTTTGGTTCACTTACTGGCTTCCAGTGGGAGAAATACTCTCTTTTTTTCATCGGTTTAGGTTGTGGAGCACTTACACCAAATCGAGACACGCATAGACAACGAGAGGTTATTTTCACTATCAGAATCTAATTGACTACCTGGAAGGTTATTTATGTCAATGTGGTTTTCATCCCCGGAATCTTCGTCGGTATCATATTTATCGGATGGAGGGAAGACCATAATACCATCAAGTAATGAAGATGGATCACCTAGGTGTTCAATCTCATCTAATAACTCATTGGGAGTCAATGGTTTCGTCCAATAactaaaaagttacaaaatgttATGACTGAGTAGCATGTTATCCTACCGTATGTTATAAAATACAGTCGTTTTTGAGCATTATTTTTCccagaaaaaagaataaatattgataacagtaataactatagtaaaatataatccaaaaagaaagtaaatgtaaaaaCTTTCTAAAAAATAATGCCATAGTATCCTTAAAAGACTTACTTCCTTTTATCCATTTTGTATATACCACGTGCGCTAATATTTATTGCACATTTTCGACACCTGACTTAGCTAAACGTCGACTGCAGATAAATGCAAACCACTACTGATGAATATTTAAAAAGCAGGCTACGTTGTAGCATCTAGTGAGTAAAAAGTCACGTTGTGACATCTAGAGAATAAAAGTAAAAGTCGAATAATACAGGAATTTGTAAAGCGTATGTTTTAACGGACAGTATGAGTATCTGGGATAatgactattccatcatcagtgcattcTAGGTTTACGTAtttgtagccactaaatacatgtaGTTAGTTTAGTAATCAAATAAGAtacagaaaagaaaataatgtacatcaaatatgtataaaaaaaattaactagcagaaaattgaaaaaagtaacacacagaaaactaaaaaatcaCTAATTTTAACTTATCCTATTTATATAAGACAGGATGTTCAAAATGGTTGAAAGTGGTCATTAAAAGAGTTACTTACATTACGAAGCATTTCAATAAGTatcataaattttatattttgttcctaTTATATTGTTAGATTTTAAGTGTTTGACAAGTCCGTAATGTTTTATTGGAATTATTGTATACTCTCCTTTTGatggttttactaatattattCTCTAAAGTGATTAAAGACCTAGAAATGTAAAATTCTTCTGACCGTTGATTTTcatataactttttttatgttGATTCATTTTGGATTCTGATTTTGCTGTACACTCGTAAATATTTCTTCGATAATAGTAATCAGTTGCGTTGCTGTCTTAAGCACTTTTAGTGTTTGAATCAGGAATTTTCGATTGATATAATTATAGGCACTCTAAAAGTCAATGGGGAGGTGATGTATGTCTGTATCAAATTCGCCCACTTTTTCTTGGGTTCTTCTTAGTGTAAAGATTAGATCTATTGTTGATTTTTGCATGCTGAAACCTCATTTGCTCATATACTAAACTGCTCATATATTTAGGAACGTTAAGCTCGATAATTTCTACATTGGAGTTGGTCCCCTCTTTTGTGTAACGGCAAGATTATTCCGATATTCTATTCCAGCAGACATTGTTTATTTTTCCATATGGTCAGTATAGGTTCGAACATTGGCTTAATAGTTAGTCTTCGCCGTCTTTTTATCCCATATTGACGAAAATTAAATCCGCACAAACTATGCACATTTTTGGAAACGTACTTACCAATGCCTGCATGGTTTAAGTAAATGTTTGCTGCTTTCCAAAAAGCGTGTGCTGGCTTTTGTTTCCAACTACGATAATTATTATAttcttattaatattataattaaagtcAAATAAGTATACTTTGCTTTATTAAATATAACCCCTTCCATTCTCTTCTGAGATTTTTTTAATcgaccataaaatatttttagtggTACATGGTAAGTATGTACATGATAGTGGTTTAATAGATAATAACGATTTTAGGTTTTTCCCATGAAGATATACAAACTGATGAACAGTTATTCAAAGACTATGTTAGAATTACTGCTGATTTGGACCAACGTTTAAGTGCCTCGGCGAATGTGAACACCGAGAAAAACTACTTTACTACTGAAATTTGCGATGTACAATTTTCAACAAAGAATCATTTAGAACCAGATACGAGGGTTTACGTTGGAGACCAAGTTTTCACGTGTACAATATGCCTTAAAAACTTTTCAGAAAGTTCTGATTTAAAATCAAGTGTAAACAGTTACGCTGTAGGAAAAAAACATTTAACGTGTGGAATTTGTTCTAAAGAGTTTAATAAAGATAGTCTTTTAACAGTACCTACTGTGGAAAATACTTTtccatgtgaaatttgctccgaATTGTTTTCACAAAGATCCAAGTTAACAGaacatatgagagtacacactggcgaaaaaccttttgcatgtgaaatttgctgcAAAAGTTTTTCACGTAGATCCATTTTAACAGaacatttgagagtacacactggcgataaaccttttgcatgtgaaatttgctccaaaagtttTTCACAGAGATCCACGTTAACAGaacatatgagagtacacactggcgataaaccttttgcatgtgaaatttgctctaaAAGTTTTTCACAAAGATCCCGTTTAACAGTTCATATGAGAGTACATTctggcgataaaccttttgcatgtgaaatgtGCTCCAAAAGTTTTTCACATAGATCCAGTTTAAAAGAACATATGAAAATGCACACTGGTGagaaaccttttgcatgtgaaatttgctccaaaagtttTTCACATAGATCCAGTTtaatagaacatatgaaaatacaCACTATCGATAAACCTtttacatgtgaaatttgctccaaaggTTTTTCACACAATTCCATTTTAGCACGaca includes these proteins:
- the LOC140449874 gene encoding uncharacterized protein isoform X1 — translated: MEVKQEVNENECTCKEEIGNEGGALFDTLKVEINDEPKRETTNDAFDYLVLKENSIKTEKEPYEDKFIPFEEKEIRDKSFSHEDIQTDEQLFKDYVRITADLDQRLSASANVNTEKNYFTTEICDVQFSTKNHLEPDTRVYVGDQVFTCTICLKNFSESSDLKSSVNSYAVGKKHLTCGICSKEFNKDSLLTVPTVENTFPCEICSELFSQRSKLTEHMRVHTGEKPFACEICCKSFSRRSILTEHLRVHTGDKPFACEICSKSFSQRSTLTEHMRVHTGDKPFACEICSKSFSQRSRLTVHMRVHSGDKPFACEMCSKSFSHRSSLKEHMKMHTGEKPFACEICSKSFSHRSSLIEHMKIHTIDKPFTCEICSKGFSHNSILARHMRVHTKSFGCEICFKSFSQRSKLREHIRVHTGEKPFACEICSKSFSQRSGLTTHMRVHSGDKPFACQICYKSFSQRFNLTEHMRVHTGDKPFACEICCKSFSHRSSLKEHMKIHTGEKPFACEICCKSFSHRSSLREHMRIHTGDKPFACEICSKCFTHRSNLIGHMIVHTDD